The proteins below are encoded in one region of Brassica napus cultivar Da-Ae chromosome A6, Da-Ae, whole genome shotgun sequence:
- the LOC106351450 gene encoding U4/U6.U5 tri-snRNP-associated protein 2-like yields the protein MKSEREGKNGGVEEERAVKRKRVIELSNDHEQKKDIGVARVEKKTELDDDGDDVSRKHSRHVEVRGDCPYLDTVNRQVLDFDFERFCSVSLSNLNVYACLVCGEYFQGRSHKSRAYTHSLEAGHHVYINLLTEKVYCLPDSYEINDPSLDDIRRVLNPRFSRAQVEELDRNKQWSRALDGSDYLPGMVGLNIIQNTEFVNVTIQSLMRVTPLRNFFLIPENYQHCKSPLVHRFGELTRKIWHARNFKGQVSPHEFLQAVMKRFKIGQQSDPVEFMSWLLNTLHMDLRTSKDASSIIHQCFQGELEVVREYQGNENKEISRMPFLMLGLDLPPPPLFKDVMEKNIIPQVALFHLLKKFDGETVTEVGLARMRYRVTKSPPYLMFHMVRFKKNNFFKEKNPTLVNFPVKDMELRDYIPSLPTAAEGDKTCTKYNLIANIVHDGKPEDGCFRVFVQRKSQELWYEMQDLHVAETLPQMVELSEAYMQIYELQEE from the coding sequence ATGAAGAGTGAGAGAGAAGGTAAGAACGGTGGTGTTGAGGAAGAGAGAGCGGTGAAGCGGAAGAGGGTAATAGAGCTATCTAATGATCACGAGCAGAAGAAGGATATCGGAGTTGCGAGAGTGGAGAAGAAGACGGAGCTCgacgatgatggtgatgatgtcTCCAGGAAACATTCACGCCATGTTGAAGTTCGTGGTGATTGCCCTTATCTTGATACTGTTAATCGTCAggtcttggattttgatttcgAGAGGTTTTGCTCAGTCTCCTTGTCGAATTTGAATGTGTATGCATGTCTCGTATGCGGGGAGTACTTCCAAGGAAGAAGCCACAAGTCTCGTGCTTATACACATAGCTTGGAAGCAGGTCACCACGTTTATATCAATCTTCTCACGGAGAAGGTTTATTGTCTTCCTGATAGTTACGAGATCAATGACCCTTCTTTGGATGACATTCGACGTGTTTTAAACCCAAGGTTCAGTAGGGCACAAGTAGAAGAGCTTGATAGGAATAAGCAGTGGTCTAGGGCTCTTGATGGCTCTGACTATCTTCCCGGGATGGTGGGATTGAACATCATACAAAACACAGAGTTTGTGAACGTTACAATCCAGTCGTTGATGAGAGTTACTCCTCTAAGGAACTTTTTCCTTATTCCCGAGAACTATCAGCATTGCAAGTCTCCTCTTGTTCACCGCTTTGGGGAACTCACTCGAAAGATTTGGCATGCTCGAAACTTCAAAGGACAGGTGAGTCCACATGAGTTCTTGCAGGCTGTCATGAAGCGATTTAAGATAGGCCAGCAATCAGATCCAGTAGAGTTTATGTCGTGGCTCCTTAACACTTTGCACATGGATCTTCGCACTTCAAAGGACGCCAGCAGTATCATCCACCAGTGCTTCCAGGGTGAGTTAGAAGTTGTGAGAGAGTATCAAGGCAATGAAAACAAAGAAATCTCCAGGATGCCTTTTCTGATGCTGGGGCTAGATTTGCCACCGCCTCCTCTTTTCAAAGATGTCATGGAGAAGAACATTATTCCCCAGGTTGCTCTATTCCATCTGTTGAAGAAGTTTGATGGAGAAACTGTGACAGAGGTGGGGCTAGCCAGAATGAGATATCGAGTCACCAAATCTCCTCCTTACTTGATGTTCCATATGGTTCGGTTCAAGAAGAACAACTTCTTCAAGGAGAAGAACCCTACCTTGGTTAACTTCCCCGTGAAGGACATGGAGCTGAGGGATTACATACCATCATTGCCTACTGCCGCAGAAGGGGACAAGACGTGTACAAAGTATAACTTAATCGCCAACATTGTACATGATGGTAAACCAGAGGATGGGTGTTTCAGAGTGTTTGTGCAGCGGAAGTCGCAAGAACTATGGTACGAGATGCAGGATCTGCATGTTGCAGAGACGCTTCCGCAGATGGTAGAACTATCAGAAGCATACATGCAGATATATGAGCTGCAGGAGGAATAG
- the LOC106349908 gene encoding transcription initiation factor IIF subunit beta, producing MGISEMQKKKIQRKKLHEEEKILSDLMELAVEDNQGLETEKADEMVWLMKCPPRVDKAWRQLSSSSSSFSQELVLVAKYSESVDLLLPDLSPELSMEMASAELCNISKLYSVSKSSDFVGPMNLFSESNQGKLAVEGTVTHKLDMRPHDCIEEYGKLLRQRNKKPVAENRCIQVIDDSRGEHLMPKPPLVTKKLKKRDKRTRSDRSEVEAKMFQLFEREPKWTLRQLVKKINHPEIFLKEILKELCVYTRTRSGHSYELKPEYKKST from the exons ATGGGGATATCCGAaatgcagaagaagaagatccagAGAAAGAAACTgcatgaagaagagaagattcTTTCAGATTTGATGGAACTAGCGGTGGAAGATAATCAAGGACTCGAGACGGAGAAAGCCGACGAAATGGTTTGGCTAATGAAGTGTCCACCAAGGGTCGACAAGGCGTGGCGCCAActctcttcttcgtcttcttcgttttcTCAGGAACTTGTTCTCGTGGCGAAGTATAGTGAGTCAGTCGATCTCCTGCTGCCCGATTTGTCGCCTGAG TTGAGCATGGAGATGGCTAGTGCTGAGCTATGTAACATTTCGAAGCTCTATTCTGTAAGCAAATCCAGTGACTTTGTTGGTCCAATGAATCTCTTCTCGGAATCAAATCAAG GTAAACTTGCGGTGGAAGGAACGGTGACGCATAAACTCGATATGAGACCCCATGATTGCATTGAAGAATACGGAAAGCTTTTACGTCAGAGGAACAAGAAACCTGTGGCTGAAAATAGATGTATCCAG GTTATTGATGATAGCCGTGGAGAACACTTGATGCCCAAGCCTCCATTG GTAACAAAGAAGCTTAAGAAAAGGGACAAGAGGACTAGAAGCGACCGTAGTGAGGTGGAAGCAAAAATGTTCCAACTGTTTGAAAGAGAACCGAAATGGACACTGAGACAGCTTGTTAAAAAAATCAACCACCCAGAG ATATTCTTGAAAGAGATACTCAAAGAGCTTTGTGTCTATACAAGGACAAGGAGTGGTCATTCTTACGAGCTTAAACCAGAATACAAGAAGAGTACTTAA